The Chitinophaga niabensis genomic interval GAAGGGCCTCTTTACTATCGTTGTTATAAGAACCTCTTTCCAGCAAGGGGGTAAGGATGTATTTGGAATGCAGCGCAGAGATGAATACTTCCTGTTCCTCCGTAGTGCGGTTCACCCCAAATCTTGCCCGGAAACGAAGATCATAGCGGATGGCCCATTCTGCCTGAAAGTTGTTGATCACGTTGAAGTTCCTCGTTACATTGCTGTTGGGCAACATAGCATCCCATAAAGGGTTGTTCACGATATAATTAAGGGTACCTGTTCTGGTGTAGGCTGTTTCCAGGATCCTTGGGATGCTGCCATCGGGATTCCTTTTCCTGTAATAGGGATTTGCGCGGGAAAAGTTGGAGAATAATCCATAGGGGGATTCGTTGGCTGTAAAGAAACCGAGGGAAAGATTATTTTGGAAAGAGAGTTTCCCTTTACGGTAGAGCAGTTTGATATTACCACCTCCCACATCGCGGGAAGAACCTTTCATTACCCCGTTGACCTTTTTATAGTTAACGCCAACGCCATACCGCATCTGGTTGTCGCCGCCTTCCAGGTAAAGGGAATGACTGTTGCTGAAACCTTTTCTCAAGGGCTCGTTCATCCAGTAAGTATTCACGCCACGTTTTACTTCTGCGAGTTTTTCATTGTAGAGGTTATCCAGCGCTACCTGTGCATCGTAATAATAACGGAATTGATTTTCCAGCGTATATCTTCCGGAAAGCCTTTCGAATTCCAGCTTTTCAGCGGCGTTCATCAGGTTATAATCACGGAGATCAGGTATGGAGAATTGATTGTCGTTAGTATAGGTAACCCTTAGTTCACCGGCTTTCGGTTTTTTAGTTTCAATTACAATTACACCGTTGGCGGCACGGGAACCATAGATGGCAGTAGAGGCGGCATCCTTTAACAGGGTGAGGTTCTCTACGCGGTTAATGTCCAGGTCCATAATGGTCTGCAGGGGAACGGGGAAACCATCTAATATAAATAATGGGAGGTTGAGATCTGCGCCCAGCTGCTCTTTCAGGCCCAGGATATTTGTTCTGCCCTGTATTTCCATATCCGGCATTACGTTGGGATTGGAACCAAAGCGGTTGTTTTCAAATACACTAAAAGCGGGGTCCAGACTGCGTAAGCTCTGGATCACATTCTGGTTACCTACTGTTTTTAACTGCTGACCGGAATAGGTGGCAGCTGAACCGGTGAAGCTTTCTTTCGGGCGTTCAAAGATGCCGGTCACTACTACTTCCTGTATTTTGGAGATATCTTCTTCCAGTGTTATTTTCATACTGCTGCGGCCATTGATGGCTACTTCTTTTTGTTTGTAACCCATGAAACTAAACACCAGTGTGCCATTTTCAGGTGCAGTAATTTCAAACTGGCCGGCTGTATTGGTGACGGTTCCGGTGGTTTGCCCTTTTACCCGAACGTTCACGCCCTGCATCATTTGAAGGTCTCCCTTGTTATCGCGGAGCACTACATTTCCTACAACACGGATGTTCTTCTGTTGTACCACTACAGGAACTGCTGCGGGTAGCGTGCCTTTTTTCACCACGAGCTGGTTGCCGACTACGCGGTATTCGGAACCTTTAGGGAAGAGGGCATTCAATACATCTTTAAGCGATCTGTTGTCTGCATTGAGTGTGATAGTGGAAGAGCGGTCAAGTTGTGCGCCATCATACACAAAGTTGAGGTTGGTTTGTTTCTCGAGATCTTCCAGTACATGGGAAATGGGTGTTTTTTTTGCATGAACGGATACTTTTCGGCTCAGCGCAAAAGTGTCCTGCGCATGTACTGGCACTGTGCCCAAAGTGAGGGCCAGCAACAGTTGACAGGAAACTCTCCGCCACCGGTGGTTGGTTGATTTGTAGATTTGTGATGTCATAGCAAACGATAGTTTAGAAAATAAGTAGCAAATAGATCCTGTGCAGGTATAGTCGTCTATCCCGTTAACCTCTCTTTAGATTCAGCATATATGTTTAGCGGATGAAAATAGTATCTCCCCTTTTTTCGTAATGATAATCATACAAAGCGCTCAGCGTCTGCAACACTTCATCCAGTGTGCGTTTGCTGAAATTGGCATTCAGGTTCAGCTGTGCACGGTCCTTATTTTCCATGATCACTTTTACCTGGTAATGTTCGGAGAGTATTGCGCATACTTCATCCATTGGTGTATCTATAAAACGCAGTTCACCGGTGCGCCATGATACTTCGTTATAGTCAGTCCTGTCCTTTAATTGTACGGCAGTATCGCCGGTTACGTAAGTGGCGCCTTTACCGGCTGTTACCAGTTTTGGCGAATTAGAACCTGCAGTGCCAAAGTTCACGGCGCCTGTTACCACAAATAATTTTACGTTCTCCTGCAAAATGGCCAGGTTAAAGGAGGTGCCCAGTACTTTTACTTCCGCGCCGCCGGTATAGGCTACAAAAGGTTCGGAAGGATCAGATACCACATCGAAAAAAGCTTCCCCATATTCCAGTTGTACTTTGCGGTGATTGTATTTGATCCGGGAATGTTTATTTAATACGATCCTGCTGCCATCTTCCAGCATCACAGAGTCAATGGCGATGGTGGTGGTTTTAGCAAGGTATTGGGTAGACGGGTGATGGGCCATCCAGTACCATGTGCCGGTTACAGCTATAATAACAGCTGCTGCTGCGGCTATTTTCAGCCAGCGGAGCGGGTATGCTTTTGTTTGCGGGAGCCGTGCCCTGAACCTTGCGGTGGCAGCTTTTACATCTACTTCAGTAAAAACAGCGGCTTCGGGGGATAATTCCCAGATCTGCCGGTATTGATCAAAATATGTTCTGTTCTGTGGGGCCTTTTCCAGCCAGGCATTCAATTCAGCCAGCACAGCAGCGTCTTCCGGCGACTGCAGGTGATTGATGATAAGCTGTTCTACATTGATCGGTTCCATGCGATTTTGATTGTGCGCTATAATCTGAAGACAAACGAATAAAGAGATACCCCCAAAAAGGAGGCAAAGATTATATTTTTTCCGGCGGAGATACTACCAGTGTTCAAAAAAGCGCACCTTATATTACCCGAGAACAAAAAGGAGCATTTTATTCCGGGCGGCGGCGGAGAAGGAAGTTTGCGGGTCCATCAGGGTTTCCCGTAATTGCCGCAGGGCAATGGTCATCTGGTTTTCCACGGTTTTCACGGAAATGCCCAGTTCTTCGGCGATGGCTCCATTCTTCAGCCCTTCATAGCGGCTGAGCTTGAAGATCTGCTTGCATTTGGGGGGAAGTTGTTCAATGGCTTCGTAGATACGGTACCGAAGCTCCTGTTCTTCCACGAAAGTGGACACATAACTTTCTTCCGTGGTAAGGAGGATCTGTTCATGGTGGCGGCGGAGCATCTGTTCCCGCTGGAGGTGATTGAGGCAACGGTTTGCCACAGCTTTGCAGAGATAATTCTTCAGGGCGGCAGGGTGTTCCAGTTCCAGTTTGTTTTCCCAGATATGGAGGAAAACGTCCTGGATGATCTCTTCGGCAATGGTCTTTTCCTGCAGGTATTTACGGGCAATGCTGTACAGGAGCGGGAAGAAGGTTTGGTAAACTTCGGCAAATGTTTTAACATTCCGGGCCTGAAGGGCACGGAGGACCTCTTCTGTATGTAGATGGCCGTTCATCAAAAAAAACTGCTAATTTACCGGGTCTTATCTGCCGGATCAGTGAAATGTTAAGTTAACAGGCCGTTACCCGTCACAAAAAGATAAAAATATGTAAATACTTTTTATAAATTTAAAGGTTTTAAGCGAGCCATTGAATTTTAGCAAAATCACGTCTATGAAACAGATACAGCCTAGGAGTCTTTTTATCGCCAGTTGTCTGGCCCTGCTGGTCACGTCCCTGTCTTTTGGGATCCGTGCCGGTATACTGGGTACGCTTGGCAAGGAATTTCATTTAGATGGCCAGGAGTTGGCGATCATTACCGGTACTGCTTTCTGGGGTTTCCCACTGGCGGTTATTATCGGCGGGTTTATTGTGGATGCCATCGGAATGAAGAACCTCCTGGTGGCAGCATTTGTTCTGCATCTGCTGGGGATCATCCTCACGGTGAGTACACCTTATTTTTCTTCTGGTTTCTGGCCTCTTTTCATTTCCACTTTATTTATCGGAATGGCGAATGGTACGGTGGAAGCAGCCTGTAATCCACTGGTTGCCACTATTTTCCCGGAAAACAAAACTACAAAGCTCAATCACTTTCACCTCTGGTTCCCCGGAGGTATCGTTATCGGTACCTTGCTGGTAACCCTTTTCAACCAGATAGGCCTTAACTGGCAATGGCAGGTTGCCAGCATGATCATCCCTACGCTGATCTATGGGTATTTGTTCCTGCGTTTGGACTTCCCTGTTACAGAACGTGTAGCAGCGGGCGTTTCCAACAGCCAGATGTATCGTTCAGTGGCCAGCCCTTTATTCATCTTTATGCTGATCTGCATGTTTGGTACAGCTATTACAGAACTGTTCACCAACCAATGGATCGAGATATTGTTAAAGAATGTAACAGAGCATGGTATCCTCATCCTGGCATTAACTGCAGGAGTGCAGGTCTTTGGCCGTGCGGTGGCTGGTCCTGTAGTTCATAAGATCTCTCCCACAGGAGTGTTGCTGGTGTCTGCTATCCTTTCCGCCATCGGATTATTCCTGATGGGCAGCGTTTCCGGTTACATGCTGATCGTGGCTGCTGTTATCTTCGGAATGGGTATTACTTACTTCTGGCCTACCATGCTTGGTTTTGTATCTGAGAACATTCCTGAATCAGGTGCATTGGGTATGAACCTGATGGGCGGAGCAGGTATGTTTGCGGTATCCATCTATACTTATTTTATGGGCGGTTTTTACGATAACATTATTAGTAAGAACTTACCAGCCGGTGGTACATTAGATACTTTCCGTTCTGCAGCAGCGGGTACACCTGAGGCTGCAGCTTTTACCCAGGCACAGGCCGTAGCCGGTCCGGAGATCATCAATGTTACATTGATCATCCCTGTTATACTGGTGGTGGCATTCGGTGCTCTTTTCTTTTATATGAAGGGAAAGAATAAACAAACTTTACAAACAGCCTAATAAATCATATTATAATGAACAGGAAACTCAGAATGGGCATGATCGGAGGCGGAAAAGACGCCTTCATTGGAGCTATCCATCGTCTTGCGGCTAATATGGACGGATTGATTGAACTGAAAGCGGGAGCATTGAGCATTAACCCTGAAATAGCACAGGATTCAGGGCGTTCCCTCTTCCTTGAAGAAGACCGCATTTATACTGACTTTAAAACAATGCTGGAAAAAGAAGCGGCACAGCCTGCAGATAAAAGGCTGGACTTCATTACCATCGTTACACCCAACTTTGCACACTTTGAGCCTGCTATGATGGCGTTGGACAAAGGTTTCCACGTAGTGGTAGAAAAACCTATCACCTTTACGCTGGATGAAGCAAAACAGCTGAAAGCCAAAGTAGAACAAACAGGGCTCACCCTGTTGCTTACACATACTTATACCGGGTACCCAATGGTTAAACAAGCCCGTGCCATGGTGAAAAATGGTGCCTTGGGTAAGATCCGCAAAGTATGGGTGGAATATCCACAGGGCTGGCTGAGTAAACTCAGCGAAAGAGAAGGTAATGCACAGGCGGCCTGGCGTACAGATCCCAAACGTTCCGGCAAAAGCGGTTGTTTCGGCGATATCGGTACCCACGCGGCTAACCTGGCAGAGTACATTTCCGGCCAAAAAATCGATAAATTGTGTGCCGATCTGAATATTATGGTGGAAGGCCGTATGCTGGATGACGATGGTGCCGTGCTGTTACGTTTTGATGGTGGCGCAGCCGGTGTGCTGATGGCCTCACAGGTAGCAGCAGGAGAAGAGAATGCTTTGAAGATCCGCGTGTATGGCGAAAAAGGCGGCCTGGAATGGGCACAGCATGAACCCAATACTTTATTGGTGAAATGGCTGGACAAACCTACAGAGATCTATCGCGCAGGAGCCGGTAATCCTCACCTGGACAGCTTTGCCACACATAACTGCCGTACGCCGGGTGGGCATCCGGAAGGATACCTGGAAGCATTTGCGAACCTTTACCGCAACTTTGCTTTAACCCTGCAGGCTAAAATAGATGGCGTTCCGCCAACCATGGGTGCGCTGGATTTCCCCAGTGTGGACGATGGTATCCGCGGTATGGCATTTATTGATATGGTGGTAAAATCATCTGCCAGCCAGGAGAAATGGACGAAGTTCGAGATCTAGGAATGGAGCAGGATCATGTTTCCGTCCGGCAAGGATCAGTTCTTTGCAGGCATAAAAAGGAAATGAATTTTTTAAATCAGATAAGGAAGAGTTTATGAGAACGATCAAAGGGCCAGGCATATTTCTGGCGCAGTTCCTGGACGATAAAGCCCCCTTCAACTCGTTGGAGAGCATTTGCAAATGGTCTGCCGGCCTTGGTTTTAAAGGTGTGCAGATCCCAACCTGGGATAGCCGGGTAATTGATCTGCAGAAAGCAGCAGAAAGCAAAACGTATGCAGATGAAATAAAAGGCATCGTGCAGGCTGCAGGTATGGAGATCACAGAGCTGTCCACCCACCTGCAAGGTCAGCTGGTGGCGGTACATCCTGCTTACAATGAATTGTTCGACGGTTTTGCGCCGGAAGCGTTAAGGGGTAATCCCAAAGCACGTACGGAATGGGCCGTGAACCAACTGAAATATGCTGCAAAAGCCAGCCGTAATTTAGGCCTGGACGCACATGCCACTTTCAGTGGCGCATTATTGTGGCATACAGTATATCCCTGGCCACAACGCCCTGCGGGTTTAGTGGAAACAGGGTTTAAGGAACTGGCCAACCGCTGGTTGCCTATTTTGAATGAGATGGACGCCAATGGCGTAGACCTTTGTTATGAAGTACATCCCGGAGAAGACCTCCACGATGGAGCCAGTTATGAACAATTCCTGGCGGCTACCGGTAACCATCAGCGTGCTTGCCTGTTATATGATCCAAGCCATTTTGTACTGCAATGCCTCGATTACCTGTCTTATATAGATATCTACCACGAGAAAATAAAGATGTTCCATGTGAAGGATGCGGAATTTAATCCTACAGGCCGTTCCGGTGTTTACGGAGGTTACCAGGGTTGGATAGACCGTCCCGGCAGATTCCGTTCTCTTGGAGATGGACAGGTGGATTTCAAGGCAGTGTTCAGTAAACTGACACAATACAATTATTCAGGATGGGCAGTGATGGAATGGGAATGTTGCATGAAACATCCTGAAGATGGTGCCCGTGAAGGTGCGCCTTTTATTAAAGATCACATCATCCGCGTAACGGAAAAAGCCTTTGATGACTTTGCCGGAACGGGAGCAGATGAGCATCTGAACAGAAGAGTATTAGGTCTTTAAAAACATAAGTGAGCTAAAACGATTTATAAAAACAATAAACAAGCAAAACGATGAAAAAACTCATATGGGCGCCGGCTATGATCTGCGCAGTGATGTTTGCACTGGCTGCATGTGGTGGCGGCGGTGAAGAAAAGAAAACTGAAGAGAAAAAAGAAGAAGCAACTGCACCTGCTGCAGATAACTCCATGGTAGTGGCTGTTGCCGGGAAAGGTAAAGAATTGATCGCTGGCCAGGATTGCGCTACCTGCCACAAAGAAACCGAAAAAGTGATCGGGCCTTCTTTCAAAGAAATAGCTGCAAAATACCCTGCTACAGATGCTAACATCGCTACACTGGCAGACAAGATCATCAAAGGTGGTTCCGGCAACTGGGGCGAAATTCCAATGGCTCCCCACGCTGGTGTTCCCAAAGAAGATGCGGTGGAAATGGTGAAGTATATCCTTTCCGTTAAATAACCAGTTTACAAAAGACATTTAAACCCGTTCGTTTTATGAAACGTTTTATCTCTTCCGCATTAATATTAGGTGTGCTGGCGGCTTCAACAAGCGCTTATGCACAAAGCACACCTTCGCTGAGCAAAAAAGAAAAGAAGGAAGGCTGGGTATTGCTGTTCGATGGCAAAACCACAGCAGGCTGGAAAGGCTTTAAAAAAGATGAAGTGCCCACTTCCTGGAAAATAGAAGATGGCGCGCTCTTCCTGGATACCGATGCTAAAAAAGCAGGTGCTACAGGTGGAGACATCATCACTGCCGGTGAGTACGAAAATTATGAACTGCAGATCGACTGGAAGATCTCCGAAGGAGGTAACAGCGGTATCATCTTTGGTGTACAGGACGACGCTAAATATGGTGCTACTTATTCTACCGGCCCTGAAATGCAGGTACTGGACGATGATAAACATGCGGATGGTAAGATCCATAAACACAACTCAGGCGATCTGTACGACCTGATCGCTGCTCCTGCCCGTTACACTAAACCGGTTGGTCAATGGAACACTGCTAAGATCATTAAAAAAGACGGCAAGCTTACCCTGATCCTGAATGGTAAAGTAACTGCTGAAACTACCATGGGTACTGAAGAGTGGACGAAACTGATCGCAGGCAGCAAATTCAAGACCTGGAATGGTTTCGGTGCCTTCTCCAAAGGCCACATTGCGCTGCAGGACCATGGTAACAAAGTTTGGTACAAAAACATCAAGCTCCGCCAACTTTAATATATGCATCTGAAAAAATATTTGCTGCTATTACTGGCCCTGTTTACAATGAGTGCGGGTTATGCTTTTAAGAAAGCAAAACCACGCTTACTGGTATTCTCTAAAACAGCCGGCTTCAGGCATGATGCCATTCCTGTGGGTAAGCTCGCTATGCTCCAATTAGGTGCAGAGAACGGTTTTGATGTAGATACTACGGAAGATGCTTCCGTGTTCAACACCAAAAATCTGAAAAGATATAAAGCCGTTGTTTTTCTGAGCACTACAGGAAACATCCTGAATGATGAGCAACAGGCAGCTATGGAATCCTATATCAAAAAAGGTGGCGGGTTCGTAGGTATTCATGCTGCTACGGATACGGAATACGACTGGCCATGGTACAACCAGCTGGTAGGCGCGTATTTCCTCAGTCATCCTAACCAGCAAACGGCTACTTTGAAAGTGGTGGACCGTACGCATCCTGCTACCAAACACCTGGATTCCAACTGGGTC includes:
- a CDS encoding SusC/RagA family TonB-linked outer membrane protein — translated: MTSQIYKSTNHRWRRVSCQLLLALTLGTVPVHAQDTFALSRKVSVHAKKTPISHVLEDLEKQTNLNFVYDGAQLDRSSTITLNADNRSLKDVLNALFPKGSEYRVVGNQLVVKKGTLPAAVPVVVQQKNIRVVGNVVLRDNKGDLQMMQGVNVRVKGQTTGTVTNTAGQFEITAPENGTLVFSFMGYKQKEVAINGRSSMKITLEEDISKIQEVVVTGIFERPKESFTGSAATYSGQQLKTVGNQNVIQSLRSLDPAFSVFENNRFGSNPNVMPDMEIQGRTNILGLKEQLGADLNLPLFILDGFPVPLQTIMDLDINRVENLTLLKDAASTAIYGSRAANGVIVIETKKPKAGELRVTYTNDNQFSIPDLRDYNLMNAAEKLEFERLSGRYTLENQFRYYYDAQVALDNLYNEKLAEVKRGVNTYWMNEPLRKGFSNSHSLYLEGGDNQMRYGVGVNYKKVNGVMKGSSRDVGGGNIKLLYRKGKLSFQNNLSLGFFTANESPYGLFSNFSRANPYYRKRNPDGSIPRILETAYTRTGTLNYIVNNPLWDAMLPNSNVTRNFNVINNFQAEWAIRYDLRFRARFGVNRTTEEQEVFISALHSKYILTPLLERGSYNNDSKEALRLDGDLSFTFGRVFAEKHLVNAVAGWSFSDDQKTGKGYSAVGFPDYITSPAFAASYSPNSKPISNEATARSTSFFLQGGYSYDNRFLLDYSYRLDGASNYGVNKLFTNTWSLGVAWNLHEEDFFSKDVFNLLKLRASIGNPGNENGIAYQSFTTFNYNTANQNYFGIGANIASFGNPDLDWQKTIKKTIGIDGVVKERLRFNFDYVLQNADPLVAVISLPASVGSSIYTTNIGAQNSKGFNFIVSFSPIYLPKQGINWSISVSGKQERAHYENIGNKLDVMNKLNQSKNLDRYYDMGSPTALWAVRSQGIDPGSGREVFVKKDGTLTFQYDYADEVVVGDSRPDLDGVLGTTLYYKGFNLGGYIRYRMGGDEFNTALYNKVENINMEGLKINQDKRALYDRWKKAGDRARFKSISLLDQTNISSRFVQEENTFAGESINLGYEFPNRLVQKWHLSYVKITGYMNDIFRISSIKRERGIDYPFANMLSFSLSVGF
- a CDS encoding FecR family protein, translating into MEPINVEQLIINHLQSPEDAAVLAELNAWLEKAPQNRTYFDQYRQIWELSPEAAVFTEVDVKAATARFRARLPQTKAYPLRWLKIAAAAAVIIAVTGTWYWMAHHPSTQYLAKTTTIAIDSVMLEDGSRIVLNKHSRIKYNHRKVQLEYGEAFFDVVSDPSEPFVAYTGGAEVKVLGTSFNLAILQENVKLFVVTGAVNFGTAGSNSPKLVTAGKGATYVTGDTAVQLKDRTDYNEVSWRTGELRFIDTPMDEVCAILSEHYQVKVIMENKDRAQLNLNANFSKRTLDEVLQTLSALYDYHYEKRGDTIFIR
- a CDS encoding RNA polymerase sigma-70 factor; this encodes MNGHLHTEEVLRALQARNVKTFAEVYQTFFPLLYSIARKYLQEKTIAEEIIQDVFLHIWENKLELEHPAALKNYLCKAVANRCLNHLQREQMLRRHHEQILLTTEESYVSTFVEEQELRYRIYEAIEQLPPKCKQIFKLSRYEGLKNGAIAEELGISVKTVENQMTIALRQLRETLMDPQTSFSAAARNKMLLFVLG
- a CDS encoding MFS transporter — encoded protein: MKQIQPRSLFIASCLALLVTSLSFGIRAGILGTLGKEFHLDGQELAIITGTAFWGFPLAVIIGGFIVDAIGMKNLLVAAFVLHLLGIILTVSTPYFSSGFWPLFISTLFIGMANGTVEAACNPLVATIFPENKTTKLNHFHLWFPGGIVIGTLLVTLFNQIGLNWQWQVASMIIPTLIYGYLFLRLDFPVTERVAAGVSNSQMYRSVASPLFIFMLICMFGTAITELFTNQWIEILLKNVTEHGILILALTAGVQVFGRAVAGPVVHKISPTGVLLVSAILSAIGLFLMGSVSGYMLIVAAVIFGMGITYFWPTMLGFVSENIPESGALGMNLMGGAGMFAVSIYTYFMGGFYDNIISKNLPAGGTLDTFRSAAAGTPEAAAFTQAQAVAGPEIINVTLIIPVILVVAFGALFFYMKGKNKQTLQTA
- a CDS encoding Gfo/Idh/MocA family protein, which codes for MNRKLRMGMIGGGKDAFIGAIHRLAANMDGLIELKAGALSINPEIAQDSGRSLFLEEDRIYTDFKTMLEKEAAQPADKRLDFITIVTPNFAHFEPAMMALDKGFHVVVEKPITFTLDEAKQLKAKVEQTGLTLLLTHTYTGYPMVKQARAMVKNGALGKIRKVWVEYPQGWLSKLSEREGNAQAAWRTDPKRSGKSGCFGDIGTHAANLAEYISGQKIDKLCADLNIMVEGRMLDDDGAVLLRFDGGAAGVLMASQVAAGEENALKIRVYGEKGGLEWAQHEPNTLLVKWLDKPTEIYRAGAGNPHLDSFATHNCRTPGGHPEGYLEAFANLYRNFALTLQAKIDGVPPTMGALDFPSVDDGIRGMAFIDMVVKSSASQEKWTKFEI
- a CDS encoding sugar phosphate isomerase/epimerase family protein — its product is MRTIKGPGIFLAQFLDDKAPFNSLESICKWSAGLGFKGVQIPTWDSRVIDLQKAAESKTYADEIKGIVQAAGMEITELSTHLQGQLVAVHPAYNELFDGFAPEALRGNPKARTEWAVNQLKYAAKASRNLGLDAHATFSGALLWHTVYPWPQRPAGLVETGFKELANRWLPILNEMDANGVDLCYEVHPGEDLHDGASYEQFLAATGNHQRACLLYDPSHFVLQCLDYLSYIDIYHEKIKMFHVKDAEFNPTGRSGVYGGYQGWIDRPGRFRSLGDGQVDFKAVFSKLTQYNYSGWAVMEWECCMKHPEDGAREGAPFIKDHIIRVTEKAFDDFAGTGADEHLNRRVLGL
- a CDS encoding c-type cytochrome, encoding MKKLIWAPAMICAVMFALAACGGGGEEKKTEEKKEEATAPAADNSMVVAVAGKGKELIAGQDCATCHKETEKVIGPSFKEIAAKYPATDANIATLADKIIKGGSGNWGEIPMAPHAGVPKEDAVEMVKYILSVK
- a CDS encoding 3-keto-disaccharide hydrolase, whose protein sequence is MKRFISSALILGVLAASTSAYAQSTPSLSKKEKKEGWVLLFDGKTTAGWKGFKKDEVPTSWKIEDGALFLDTDAKKAGATGGDIITAGEYENYELQIDWKISEGGNSGIIFGVQDDAKYGATYSTGPEMQVLDDDKHADGKIHKHNSGDLYDLIAAPARYTKPVGQWNTAKIIKKDGKLTLILNGKVTAETTMGTEEWTKLIAGSKFKTWNGFGAFSKGHIALQDHGNKVWYKNIKLRQL
- a CDS encoding ThuA domain-containing protein, giving the protein MHLKKYLLLLLALFTMSAGYAFKKAKPRLLVFSKTAGFRHDAIPVGKLAMLQLGAENGFDVDTTEDASVFNTKNLKRYKAVVFLSTTGNILNDEQQAAMESYIKKGGGFVGIHAATDTEYDWPWYNQLVGAYFLSHPNQQTATLKVVDRTHPATKHLDSNWVRRDEWYNFKSIVPGLHVLIKIDETSYTGGKNGDDHPMSWYREFDGGRTFYTELGHTKESYKEEAFLKHVLGGIEYVIGKKK